From a single Arachis hypogaea cultivar Tifrunner chromosome 3, arahy.Tifrunner.gnm2.J5K5, whole genome shotgun sequence genomic region:
- the LOC112791066 gene encoding filament-like plant protein 3, with product MDRRSWLWRRKSSEKSPGETESSGSISSLSERFFDDQVYATQATQSPEVTSKAPPPNEEEHSTPKKNKEEDTGVKALNDKLAAALLNISAKEDLVKQHAKVAEEAVSGWEKAEKEVVSLKQQLDTAKQKNSILEDRVGHLDGALKECMRQLRQAREEQEQKIFEAMAIKCHEWERKRSELEGKVVELEASLQTAKADATASIRSDLHQRLEAMEKENSSLKLELESRLEELEYRIAERDLSAEAAEIASKQHLESVKKVAKLEAECRRLKAISRKAIPINDHRSLAASSVYVESFTDSMSDSGERLLAVENDMRKLGGWEINEHGPSRSESWSSNLVTELDQLKNQKANGKSHMAPSTEINLMDDFLEMEKLAALPDAESGSNSVKAISVCQGTMKAQVEAIIQKNSELERMLQKMEADKLEVQNSLTKCQMQLEASHSRIREAELKVTELRTQLALANKSNQETYEELKATKTKKEVAESKLGIAQSDIQELAAKICSLEEKIQKEQALSMENSIKFRRLEDELSKTKQEVQLQQDNAALQSHESKLKQEKELALAASRYADCKKTIASLGQQLKSLATLEDFLLDSGNINELTNEVTQAQQNGVEQFKLHHTDMCLSKRDSESPISLNPASIANEKSRHNSNLGKLVPPRSKSVSRRGRI from the exons ATGGACCGAAGGAGTTGGCTATGGCGCAGGAAGTCATCGGAGAAAAGTCCGGGCGAAACGGAGAGTTCGGGATCAATATCCTCTCTTTCAGAGAGATTCTTTGATGATCAG GTGTATGCAACCCAAGCTACTCAATCACCAGAAGTCACATCCAAAGCTCCACCACCAAATGAAGAAGAACATAGTACACcaaagaagaataaagaagaagatACTGGTGTGAAGGCTCTAAATGACAAACTTGCAGCCGCTCTCCTTAATATTAGTGCCAAAGAAGACTTGGTAAAACAGCATGCTAAAGTTGCTGAAGAAGCTGTCTCAG GTTGGGAGAAGGCTGAAAAAGAAGTGGTGTCTTTAAAGCAACAACTTGACACTGCAAAGCAAAAGAACTCAATTCTTGAAGACCGAGTTGGTCATCTTGATGGGGCACTCAAAGAGTGTATGCGGCAGCTTCGACAAGCTAGAGAGGAGCAAGAGCAAAAGATCTTTGAAGCTATGGCAATTAAATGTCATGAGTGGGAGCGGAAAAGATCTGAGCTTGAGGGAAAGGTTGTGGAACTCGAAGCTTCACTTCAAACAGCTAAAGCAGATGCTACTGCATCAATTCGTTCTGACCTTCATCAGAGACTTGAGGCAATGGAGAAAGAGAATTCAAGTCTTAAACTTGAGCTTGAATCTCGGCTTGAAGAATTAGAATACAGGATTGCTGAAAGGGACTTGAGTGCTGAGGCTGCTGAAATTGCAAGCAAGCAACATTTGGAGAGTGTCAAGAAGGTTGCTAAGCTTGAAGCTGAGTGCCGTAGACTGAAAGCAATTTCTCGAAAAGCAATTCCCATTAACGATCACAGGTCTTTGGCTGCATCTTCAGTTTATGTTGAGTCATTCACAGATAGTATGTCAGATAGTGGAGAGAGGCTACTTGCAGTTGAAAATGACATGCGTAAATTAGGGGGCTGGGAGATCAATGAACACGGGCCAAGCCGTAGCGAATCATGGTCATCAAATTTAGTAACGGAACTTGATCAATTAAAGAACCAAAAGGCTAATGGGAAAAGCCATATGGCCCCTTCAACTGAGATCAACCTCATGGATGATTTCCTTGAGATGGAAAAGCTTGCTGCATTGCCGGATGCAGAAAGTGGAAGCAATTCTGTTAAAGCAATCAGTGTTTGCCAGGGTACAATGAAAGCTCAAGTTGAAGCCATCATTCAAAAGAACAGTGAGTTGGAAAGGATGCTACAGAAAATGGAGGCTGATAAACTTGAAGTACAGAATAGCTTAACCAAGTGCCAAATGCAGCTTGAGGCATCACATAGTCGGATTAGAGAAGCAGAGTTGAAGGTAACAGAGCTTCGAACTCAGTTAGCTCTTGCCAACAAATCAAATCAAGAAACATATGAAGAACtaaaagcaaccaaaactaaGAAGGAAGTAGCCGAGTCAAAACTTGGAATCGCTCAAAGTGATATACAAGAGTTGGCTGCAAAAATCTGTTCCTTGGAGGaaaagattcagaaggagcaagcTTTGTCTATGGAGAACTCGATCAAGTTCCGGAGACTGGAGGATGAGCTTTCAAAAACAAAGCAGGAAGTTCAACTTCAGCAAGACAACGCAGCTTTGCAAAGTCACGAGTCGAAGTTAAAGCAG GAGAAGGAACTTGCATTGGCTGCTAGTAGATATGCTGATTGCAAGAAAACCATTGCATCTCTTGGACAGCAGTTGAAGTCCCTTGCAACCTTGGAAGACTTCCTACTTGATTCAGGCAACATTAATGAGTTGACTAATGAAGTTACACAAgctcaacaaaatggtgttgaaCAATTCAAATTGCACCACACTGATATGTGTCTGTCCAAAAGAGATTCCGAGTCGCCAATTTCGCTTAATCCAGCATCCATCGCCAACGAGAAGAGCCGCCATAATAGTAACCTTGGTAAGTTGGTTCCCCCTAGAAGCAAGAGTGTAAGCAGGCGAGGAAGAATCTGA